One genomic segment of Brassica napus cultivar Da-Ae chromosome A3, Da-Ae, whole genome shotgun sequence includes these proteins:
- the LOC106429552 gene encoding probable serine/threonine-protein kinase PBL23, which produces MMKLCPCFSNPQQLPNSPRDSFDEGLTGYRGHSNKLFALFTFRSRGKGSSRQKYITEEIKKYGNVKSSGKIFKFKELIAATDNFSMECMIGEGGFGRVYKGFLTSLNQVVAVKRLDRNGLQGTREFFAEVMVLSLAQHQNLVNLIGYCVEDDQRVLVYEFMPNGSLEDHLFDFPEGAPSLDWFTRMKIVHGAAKGLEYLHDYADPPVIYRDFKASNILLQSDFNSKLSDFGLARLGPTEGKDHVSTRVMGTYGYCAPEYAMTGQLTAKSDVYSFGVVLLEVISGRRTIDGDRPTEEQNLISWAEPLLKDRRMFTRIVDPNLKGNYPLKGLHQALAIATMCLQEEAETRPFMGDVVTALEFLARPIEVVDDTTNTDTTTPAPVSVTQTS; this is translated from the exons atgatgaagctttgTCCTTGTTTCAGCAATCCACAACAACTACCTAACTCGCCTAGAGATTCATTTGATGAAGGTCTTACAGGTTATAGAGGTCATAGCAATAAGCTTTTTGCTCTCTTCACTTTTCGCTCACGCGGAAAAG GAAGCTCTAGGCAGAAGTACATAACGGAAGAGATAAAGAAATATGGGAACGTGAAATCAAGCGGCAAAATCTTCAAGTTCAAGGAACTAATAGCTGCAACAGACAATTTCAGCATGGAGTGTATGATTGGAGAAGGTGGTTTTGGAAGAGTCTACAAAGGCTTTCTCACCAGCCTCAATCAG GTAGTGGCTGTAAAGAGACTTGACCGGAATGGGTTGCAAGGAACAAGGGAGTTCTTTGCAGAAGTGATGGTATTGAGTCTTGCTCAACATCAAAACCTTGTCAATCTCATTGGCTATTGTGTTGAAGACGACCAACGAGTCCTCGTTTATGAATTCATGCCTAATGGGTCTTTGGAAGATCATTTATTCG ACTTTCCGGAAGGGGCACCAAGTCTGGACTGGTTCACGAGAATGAAGATAGTGCACGGTGCAGCTAAAGGGCTCGAGTACTTGCACGACTATGCAGATCCTCCTGTGATCTACCGCGATTTCAAAGCTTCCAACATATTGCTGCAATCGGATTTCAACTCGAAGCTATCGGACTTCGGGTTAGCTAGGCTTGGACCAACTGAAGGCAAAGATCATGTGTCCACTAGAGTCATGGGAACATACGGATACTGTGCTCCTGAATACGCGATGACTGGTCAACTCACTGCTAAATCCGATGTCTACAGTTTTGGTGTTGTCCTCCTTGAGGTTATATCCGGAAGACGAACTATTGATGGGGATAGACCAACAGAAGAACAAAACTTGATCTCTTGG GCGGAGCCATTGTTGAAAGATAGGAGAATGTTTACACGGATTGTGGATCCGAATCTAAAAGGCAATTACCCATTAAAAGGATTGCATCAAGCTCTAGCAATTGCGACAATGTGTTTGCAAGAAGAAGCAGAGACTAGGCCATTCATGGGAGATGTGGTCACAGCACTAGAGTTCTTGGCTAGGCCTATAGAGGTTGTTGATGATACTACTAATACTGACACTACTACTCCTGCTCCTGTTTCTGTTACTCAGACATCATGA